The following are from one region of the Meriones unguiculatus strain TT.TT164.6M chromosome 13 unlocalized genomic scaffold, Bangor_MerUng_6.1 Chr13_unordered_Scaffold_33, whole genome shotgun sequence genome:
- the LOC110542997 gene encoding LOW QUALITY PROTEIN: vomeronasal type-2 receptor 116-like (The sequence of the model RefSeq protein was modified relative to this genomic sequence to represent the inferred CDS: substituted 1 base at 1 genomic stop codon), with translation GPNNYMEADVNLATFIPISIPLDLHYKIRNKNYQILLTVYFAIEEINQDSQLLPNVTMGFHVYNAFNSNKRTLEGPLMFISGGSDYSPNYKCKTQHKALGIISGTRPEFSAAIGTLLELYKVPQVTYGPFNAELSDKVTFPSLYQMSPKERGLIHGVISLLLYFGWNWVGLFVVDDLNGKEFLSHLKSKMTTEDICMAFTQKIPAYWKLGLKYVADLVDLNQHTQVNVQVFYGDIDVLLIFYLNNRIFLARGKVWFMANQHLIHLYSAADEYYLLYFFRGSVSFSKKRTIPGFKNFLEDLTPSQYPGDIYFSKFWVDNFSCSLPALPCKNLKPCPANISLKINHEKNDLMTISEPSYSIWNAVYSVAHALHKALLSKTEMESVEDRNTDWLLPWQLHPFLNKIKVTNDAGDEISFDENKKIMEMYDIQNFVEHTQHISLLVKVGEFVFKSPQDQGLFINEVPIKWPSNFNQIPQSVCSQSCSPGFWKVPQEERPICCFSCVFCPEQHISNQTDQQECIPCPFQEYPNPERNYCLPKTVTFLSFEDPLGMALACTALCLSVSTTAVWGIFLKHRESPIVKANNQTLSYILLISILLCFLCSFFFIGCPNNVSCILQQITFALVFTLAISTVLAKTITVILAFRVMKPGRTMXRLFVSGIYNAVIPICVLIQLILSGVWLGTSPPHIDTDAHSEHAQVIVLCNKGSATAFYCVLAYLGALALGSYTLAFLVRNLPDTFNEAKLLTFSMLVFCSVWITFIPVYQNTKGKAMVAVEVFSILASSAGLLGCIFLPKCYIILLRPDKNSL, from the exons aaaaactatcaaattttgctgactgtatactttgccattgaggaGATCAATCAGGACTCACAATTGCTTCCTAATGTGACgatgggtttccatgtctacaatgcttttaattctaacaaaagaaccttggagggccctctgatgtttaTATCTGGGGGGAGTGATTATAGccctaattacaaatgcaaaacacaacacaaagctctaggaatcatttcaggaaccaggccggaattttctgctgctattggaacacttttggagctctacaaagtaccacaa gtcacatatggaccttttaatgccgagctaagtgacaaagttacattcccatccctttatcagatgtctcctaaagagaGAGGCCTAATCCATGGAGTTATCTCTTTATTGCTATActttggctggaattgggtggggctttttgtggttgatgatctgaatggaaaagagtttCTCTCTCACCTGAAATCAAAGATGACAACAGAAGATATCTGCATGGCCtttacacaaaaaatccctgcttattggaagctagggttaaaatatgttgctgatttggtggacctgaaccaacatacacaagtgaatgtacaggtattctatggtgatatagatgtcTTGCTAATATTCTAccttaataatagaatatttttagccagagggaaggtgtggttCATGGCAAATCAACACTTAATACATTTATATTCTGCAGCAGATGAATATTATTTGttatactttttcagaggaagtgtatcattttcaaagaagagaactatccctggtttcaagaactttcttgaggatcttacaccctcccaatacccaggagatatttatttctctaaattctgggttGACAATTTTTCTTGTTCACTTCCTGCCTTGCCATGTAAAAATCTTAAACCCTGCCCAGCAAATATATCCCTAAAGATTAATCATGAAAAAAAtgatctgatgaccatttctgaacccagctattccatatggaatgcagtgtattctgtggcccatgccctccataaagcgctattgagcaaaactgaaatggaatctgtagaagacagaaacacagactggcttctaccatggcag ctgcatccatttctgaatAAAATTAAAGTGACGAAtgatgctggagatgaaataagctttgatgagaacaagaaaattatggaaatgtatgatatacaaaattttgtggaacatactcagcatatttcattactagttaaagtgggagagtttgtcttcaagagtccacaagatcaaggccttttcatcaatgaagttccgattaaatggccaagcaatttcaatcag attcctcaatctgtatgttcacagagctgtagtccaggattctggaaagttccacaagaagaaagacctatctgctgtttttcttgtgtattttgtccagaacagcacatttccaaccagacag atcagcaggaatgcATCCCTTGCCCatttcaagagtacccaaaccctgagagaaactattgcctaCCCAAGACAGTGActttcttgtcctttgaagatcctctgggcatggctctggcctgcacagctctgtgcttatctgtcagcacaactgcagtttgggggatcttccttaaacacagagaatcacccattgttaaggcTAATAAccagactctcagctacatcctgctcatctccatcctcctttgcttcctctgctcctttttcttcattggatgCCCAAACaatgtctcctgcatactgcaacaaataacatttgcacttgtgttcaccttggctatttctaccgttttggcaaaaactataactgtaattctggcctttagagtcatgaaaccagggagaacaatgtgaaggttgtttgtctcaggcatctataatgctgtcatccccatctgtgtcctgatccaactaattctctctggagtctggctgggaacctctcctccccatattgacacagatgctcactctgaacatgctcaagTCATtgttttatgcaacaagggctcagctactgctttctactgtgtgctggcttacttaggggccctggccctagggagctacactctggctttcctggtgaggaacctgcctgacacattcaatgaggccaagttactgacattcagcatgctggtttTCTGCAGCGTCTGgatcaccttcatccctgtctatcAGAACACCAAGGGAAAAGCCATGGtagctgtggaagtcttctccatcttggcctccagtgcagggctgctggggtgcatctttttgccaaagtgctacattattctcttaagacctgataagaactctttg